The following nucleotide sequence is from Aquarana catesbeiana isolate 2022-GZ linkage group LG08, ASM4218655v1, whole genome shotgun sequence.
gctgattgtccatcatgacgtccttgtagagatccttgtgtccttctaaatactcccactcctccatggagaaatagacagtgacatcctgacaccttataggaacctgacacacacaatgatacagtcaccatccagacacatcccttgtctgttactggataatgtcccagaattcccagaatcctcctcacctctcctgtcagcagctccatcatcttcttggtgacttctagaatcttctccatgttgtgtctctcaggttttagggagtcacatggaggcactgtgatggtcatatgatcacctgacttcacaagaggaaatctctgtattggagaaccaataggaatatcatgttagaatcccagaatcctcctcacctctccggtcaggtctgtgttttattaatagagataagagtgatgtcatgtgacctcccagaatcctcctcacctctccggtcaggtctgtgttttattaatagagataagagtgatgtcatgtgatctcccagaatcctcctcacctctccggtcaggtctgtgttttattaatagagataagagtgatgtcatgtgacctcccagaatcctcctcacctctccggtcaggtctgtgttttattaatagagataagagtgatgtcatgtgacctcccagaatcctcctcacctctccggtcaggtctgtgttttattaatattgataagagtgatgtcatgtgacctcccagaatcctcctcacctctccggtcaggtctgtgttttattaatagagataagagtgatgtcatgtgacctcccagaatcctccccacctctccggtcaggtctgtgttttattaatagagataagagtgatgtcatgtgacctcccagaatcctcctcacctctccggtcaggtctgtgttttattaatagagataagagtgatgtcatgtgacctcccagaatcctcctcacctctccggtcagttctgtgttttattaatagagataagagtgatgtcatgtgacctcccagaatcctcctcacctctccggtcagcaggtagatgatctccagggtgaggtttagtatcttctcagtcatgtgaccatggttctcctccatcctcatttggGCAGTCAAGTGGACTATACAGGTTTCTGCCTAGACAGATAACTATGATTACCTATGATAAAAGTCATATAATCGGTTagtatagaccagtgatggtgaaccttggcactccagatgttttggaactgcatttcccatgatgttcaattacactgcagagtgcatgagcatcatgggaaatgtagttccaaaacatttgaggtgccaaggttcaccatcactggtctagactgatgaggtgattggtgggaaaggcgacacatctccaaaatgaagagaatgttccggccccgtaagtgggggaatgttctgcccctgaagaggttaatctaggtttccacactatatatgtgtgtatcatcatctgctggagataaaagatatcacagtgactatggaggaagaggacggacatgacggggggttactgggtgtaaatagaaaataagatcttattacctcttcTGGTACCACTTTCAacgatgtctcctctctacttcctcccgactcacctctcacccagaacttcgtctgtagctgacatcacttcctgccttccatagagacttcctgtctgggtagaagtgagatcccCACCTTGTGgaactcagaggaactgcagcccagagaaacgtctcgtagtgtcaGCACACTGACAGAAAAATTATAAAATGGCCTTTCCGCTCGGGTCCTAAAGGAAGGTGGCCAAACGCACCAAGAAGGTCGGCATTGTGGGTAAATATGGGACCCGTTATGGTGCTTCCCTAAGGAAGATGGTCAAGAAAATTGAAATCAGCCAACAAGCCAAGTACACCTGCTCCTTCTGTGGCAAGACCAAAATGAAGAGGAAGGCTGTAGGAATCTGGCGCTATGGTTCTTGCATGAAAATTGTAGCCGGAGGAGCCTGGACATACAACACCACCTCAGCCGTCACCGTGAAATCCGCCATCAGAAGACTCAAGGAATTGAAAGACCAATAGATCATCCATCCTTCTGAAGTTCTGCTCCTTGTCTGTTTTTCTTGGACTGTTCTTTATTAAAGGATGTCttgtaaaatgg
It contains:
- the LOC141104958 gene encoding large ribosomal subunit protein eL43-like, which translates into the protein RKVAKRTKKVGIVGKYGTRYGASLRKMVKKIEISQQAKYTCSFCGKTKMKRKAVGIWRYGSCMKIVAGGAWTYNTTSAVTVKSAIRRLKELKDQ